A portion of the Colius striatus isolate bColStr4 chromosome 1, bColStr4.1.hap1, whole genome shotgun sequence genome contains these proteins:
- the LOC104557117 gene encoding chromatin remodeling regulator CECR2, with protein MYKEDPVQGKTNGELAPDRVCGGQTNTPNVPGKTGKRRGRPPKRKKLLEENLLREKAEDNLLTRETQIRNGSQGPGRGTWWLLCQTEEEWRQVTESFRERTSLRERQLYKLLSEDFLPEICNMIAQKEKRLQRTEFSPRWMSDHQPIKPIKQEVNPNVPSSMEKQRRREEEEERQILIAVQKREQEQLLKEERKREMEEKVKAVEERARRRKLREERAWLLAQGKELPPELSHLDPSSPTREERRTKDLFELDDEFTAMYKVLDVVKAHKDSWPFLEPVDESYAPNYYQIIKAPMDISSMEKKLNGGQYCTKEEFVGDMKTMFRNCLKYNGEGSEYTKMAYNLERCFHRAMMKHFPGEDGDTDEEFWIREDGRREKRSRRTGRSSTGSVWTRSRDPDGPGKRQQRLENGGKPPPYRATSRAPASSSSSSSSSFSSSSAEDPSGNPVQPPLEVGPSNGRGFPRSLQYGGMPSPVPHPGQMRPAVPGTFGPLRGSDPMKLYGSPRVPEPHPGDPVQQHQHFAMQPSVGLSEHRGHRLAAPEKQACAGPAPVSGLGPRPGGLQLGRVSGPSPDTVYPPAQFQQGFLPTRHNGPPVRPPEGSEVPPGHMYRPYKYLNRAHPALWNGSHSQGTVGPEEKAPMGSSLQPRGLSHVVDPRAMRPPLPPSQWTEQSNFLPHGVPPSGYVRPPGKATGQRMLQPPAALFGGPPQVQRGCQGGDSMMDSPEMIAMQQLSSRVCPPGVPYHPRQPPPPHLPGPFPQLAHAASATGVQPPKPVVGNGSSQDPTMETESNQVEPPTGVEEKAQCISIPDGAYAKLLPHPKPPLPMECTRRALPLDGEGDSSGVKSDLKAGQGKGAWPAESGYTSGPGCMRDLVPASERGVPLPENGAAGEGPVGSAEGKGLSANVLEKPLCSGGKALPEAAVPCMGQGTTLPSVDAGSMGAAPNQFHPLYMPGLEYPNSAGRYHINPGLQGFGPMMGGKPPPPASHPQHFPSRGFQPSSTHPGVLPRYRPPQGMPYPYQPQPQPSYHHYQRPPYYACPQGYSDWQRPLHPQASPSGHPTAHPPLARPPFPDRGSASSLQGCEALSAALASPSRMDVASAKEVSPSDGQELGPEEEKSEESQERPESPKEFLDLDNHNAATKRQSSVAAGEFLYGAPPPHLGSGMGFGPSAFPPHGVMLQTGSPYASRHPTSHFQPRTYGSPMNAHLSHHPASGQANGLSQEGPLYRCREENIGHFQALLMEQRGSGGGMGGPPQDLYRPSGMQMHQAQVAFPKMPTATMSREDLTSQKPSALPLDQS; from the exons ATGTACAAGGAGGACCCGGTGCAGGGGAAAACCAACGGAGAGCTGGCTCCAGACAG GGTGTGCGGGGGACAGACGAACACCCCAAATGTTCCTGGGAAAACAGGCAAGAGACGAGGACGACCCCCAAAGCGGAAAAAACTACTGGAGGAAAATTTGCTAAG GGAGAAGGCAGAAGACAACTTGCTAACACGTGAGACTCAGATAAGAAATG GGTCCCAAGGGCCTGGCCGTGGGACATGGTGGCTGCTGTGTCAGACGGAAGAGGAGTGGAGGCAGGTCACAGAAAGCTTCAGAGAGAGGACTTCCCTTAGAGAGCGGCAGCTCTACAAACTCTTGAGTGAAGACTTCCTGCCGGAGATCTGCAACATGATTGCACAGAAG GAGAAGCGTCTACAGCGGACAGAGTTTTCTCCCAGGTGGATGTCTGACCATCAGCCCATCAAACCAATCAAGCAGGAG GTAAACCCAAACGTGCCGAGCTCGATGGAGAAGCAGAGAcgcagagaggaagaggaggagcgCCAAATCCTTATAGCAGTGCAGAAGAGGGAGCAGGAACAGCTActaaaggaagagaggaagagagagatggaGGAAAAGGTCAAAGCAGTGGAAG AACGGGCCAGAAGGAGGAAGCTTCGTGAAGAGCGGGCCTGGCTGCTGGCTCAGGGGAAGGAGCTCCCCCCTGAGCTTTCCCACTTGGATCCCAGTTCCCCTACCAGGGAAGAGCGAAGGACCAAGGATCT CTTTGAACTGGACGATGAGTTCACAGCCATGTACAAAG ttcTAGATGTGGTAAAGGCTCACAAGGACTCTTGGCCCTTCTTGGAGCCCGTTGACGAATCATACGCTCCCAACTACTACCAGATCATTAAG GCCCCCATGGACATTTCTAGCATGGAGAAGAAGTTGAATGGAGGTCAGTACTGCACCAAGGAAGAATTTGTGGGCGATATGAAGACCATGTTCAGGAACTGTCTTAAGTACAATGGTGAAGGCAGTG AATATACCAAGATGGCTTACAACTTAGAGAGGTGTTTCCACCGAGCAATGATGAAGCATTTCCCTGGGGAAGATGGTGACACAGATGAGGAGTTTTGGATCAGAGAAGACGGGAGACGAGAGAAAAGGAGCCGACGGACTGGCCgctccagcacaggcagtgTTTGGACTCGGTCAAGAGACCCAGATGGACCAGGCAAGAGGCAGCAACGCCTGGAAAATGGAGGAAAACCTCCACCATATCGAGCTACTTCCAGGGCTcctgcttcctcctcttcttcctcttcctcctccttctcctcatcCTCTGCAGAGGATCCAAGTGGCAACCCAGTGCAGCCTCCTCTCGAAGTGGGCCCTTCGAATGGGCGAGGCTTCCCTCGCTCTCTGCAGTATGGCGGCatgcccagccctgtgccacatCCTGGCCAGATG AGACCAGCTGTGCCAGGAACGTTTGGTCCCCTGCGTGGATCCGATCCCATGAAACTGTACGGCTCGCCACGAGTGCCTGAGCCCCATCCTGGAGACCCagtccagcagcaccagcacttTGCCATGCAG CCATCCGTGGGACTGAGCGAGCACCGTGGGCACAGGCTGGCGGCCCCAGAGAAGCAGGCGTGTGCGGGACCGGCCCCCGTCAGCGGGCTGGGGCCCCGGCCAGGCGGCCTGCAGCTGGGGCGAGTCAGCGGCCCTTCACCTGACACCGTCTATCCACCAGCCCAGTTCCAGCAGGGCTTCCTCCCCACGAGGCACAACGGGCCCCCCGTGAGGCCACCGGAAGGCTCGGAGGTCCCCCCGGGGCACATGTACCGGCCTTACAAGTACCTGAACCGCGCACACCCGGCCCTGTGGAATGGCAGCCACAGTCAGGGCACCGTGGGACCGGAGGAGAAGGCGCCCATGGGATCATCGCTCCAGCCCCGTGGCCTGAGTCATGTGGTGGACCCCCGGGCCATGAGGCCACCACTGCCTCCCAGCCAGTGGACTGAGCAATCAAATTTCCTACCTCACGGGGTGCCTCCCTCAGGGTACGTCAGACCGCCCGGGAAAGCCACCGGCCAGAGGATGCTGCAGCCACCAGCCGCTCTGTTTGGGGGACCGCCTCAGGTTCAAAGAGGGTGCCAGGGTGGGGACTCCATGATGGACAGCCCAGAGATGATCGCCATGCAGCAGCTGTCCTCCCGCGTGTGCCCGCCGGGTGTGCCTTACCACCCTCGCCAGCCACCCCCCCCGCACCTCCCTGgaccctttccccagctggCTCACGCCGCCTCCGCCACCGGTGTGCAGCCCCCAAAACCTGTTGTGGGGAACGGGAGCTCACAGGATCCCACCATGGAGACAGAAAGCAACCAAG tGGAGCCACCGACAGGCGTGGAGGAGAAGGCTCAGTGCATCAGCATTCCCGACGGGGCCTACGCCAAACTCCTACCTCATCCCAAGCCCCCGCTGCCCATGGAGTGCACCAGGCGTGCCTTGCCCCtggatggggagggggacagCTCTGGCGTGAAGAGCGACCTGAAGGCGGGGCAGGGCAAAGGCGCGTGGCCAGCAGAGAGCGGCTACACCAGCGGCCCAGGCTGCATGAGGGACCTGGTACCCGCCTCTGAGAGAGGAGTTCCCCTGCCTGAGAACGGGGCGGCAGGCGAGGGGCCGGTGGGCAGCGCTGAGGGGAAGGGGCTATCTGCCAACGTGCTGGAGAAGCCCCTCTGCAGCGGGGGGAAGGCGCTGCCCGAAGCAGCTGTACCTTGCATGGGGCAGGGCACCACCCTCCCCAGTGTGGATGCTGGTTCCATGGGGGCTGCCCCCAACCAGTTCCATCCTCTCTACATGCCCGGTCTGGAATACCCGAATTCAGCGGGGCGATACCACATCAACCCGGGACTGCAGGGGTTTGGCCCCATGATGGGGGGGAAgccacctcctcctgcctcccacccccagcatttTCCCTCACGGGGCTTCCAGCCGAGCAGCACCCATCCCGGTGTGTTGCCCCGGTATCGGCCCCCCCAGGGCATGCCGTACCCCTAccagccacagcctcagccTTCCTACCACCACtaccagcgaccaccctactaTGCTTGTCCACAGGGCTACTCGGACTGGCAGAGGCCTCTGCACCCCCAGGCCAGCCCCAGCGGGCACCCCACTGCCCACCCGCCCCTGGCCAGACCCCCTTTCCCGGACCGGGGGTCTGCCAGCAGCTTGCAGGGCTGCGAGGCACTGAGTGCCGCCTTGGCCTCTCCCAGCCGCATGGACGTAGCAAGTGCCAAAGAGGTTTCTCCAAGCgatgggcaggagctggggcctgAAGAGGAGAAGTCTGAGGAGTCCCAGGAAAGACCAGAGAGTCCCAAAGAGTTCCTTGACTTGGACAACCACAACGCAGCCACGAAGAGGCAAAGCTCGGTGGCAGCGGGGGAGTTCCTCTACGGAGCTCCTCCACCACACCTGGGCTCAGGAATGGGATTCGGCCCCTCAGCTTTCCCTCCCCATGGGGTGATGCTACAGACTGGCTCTCCTTATGCGTCCCGACATCCCACCAGTCATTTCCAGCCCAGGACATACGGATCACCCATGAATGCTCACCTGTCTCATCATCCGGCCTCTGGCCAGGCTAATGGCCTCTCTCAGGAGGGACCCCTGTACCGCTGCCGAGAGGAGAACATAGGCCACTTTCAGGCCTTGCTGATGGAACAGAGAGGCAGTGGAGGTGGCATGGGGGGGCCACCCCAGGACTTGTATAGACCCTCGGG AATGCAAATGCATCAGGCTCAAGTTGCCTTCCCGAAGATGCCTACAGCAACCATGTCCCGGGAAGATTTGACGTCACAAAAACCATCAGCGTTGCCTCTGGATCAA AGCTAG